DNA from Deltaproteobacteria bacterium:
GATGAACTTCGGCCCGCAGAAACTTTCCGGCTGAGCGCGTGGAATCGCAGCCGCGATGATTCTTTCCTCGCTCTGCTAGCGCCGTCAGCGATCTCTTTTAATCAGCTGGTGCTCGGTATCGCTTACCGGTGGCGCGCGGTGCGGGTGACGGGGGCGAGCCGCCGTCGCGGTAGGTGCTGAAAATCACCCCCTGGCGGCGGCGCACGGTGTCGGCGATGAGCTGCTGCACGCGCCGGCGCACCATTACATTGAGCTCATCGACGCGGTCTTGATCGTCGGCGTCAGCCGGTGTGCCGGGCAACTCGATCGCTGCCCCGAAGCGGATGTAGATCTTGGCCGGCAACGGCAACGGAAACAGCACGATCGGGAAGAACGGCCAGCTCAATGCCCGGGCAAGCGGGGCGACGTTGGTGAGCAAGACGTGGGCTTCCTCGGCGCCGACCACCGCCAACGGTACGATCGGGGCGCGCGTGCGCAGGGCGAGCTTGATGTAGCCGCCGCGCCCCGGGGCGAAGCCGCGGTGCGGCACCACGTGGTAGCGGTCGGTCAAGTAAGAACGCTCCATGTCGCGCGCGCCGCCGGGAAACAGCAAGACCAAGTTGCCGGCGCGCAGCAATGCCTCGACTGTTGCAGGTTCACCGACCGCCGCACCCACACTGCGGAGAAACTCGCGGATGAACTCGATCCGGCCGAACATCTGGTCGCCGATCGCATGCGAAAAGCGCCCGGTGGCTTCGTGAATGGCTACCAGCGTGCACGCGGCATCATACGGCACCACGCCGGAGTGGCAGCCGACGATGAGCCCGCGGCCCTTGCGCGGGATGTTTTCGGCCCCGATGACCTGCGGCCTGAAATAGGGCCACAGCGCCGCCCGCACATAGCCGAACCAGCGCCGTGCCGCCACCGGGTCAAAACCAGAGGCGTTACGCGCGTGGGCCATGTGGGCCTCCTATGATGGACGGGGTCTTAGTGCAACCTGAAACTAAGCGGGGCGGGACCGGTTGTGGATCTGTAACCACAGCCCAGGCAGCCGTGGCACAAACAAGGAACGGATTGGTGAATTGTGAAGCGATTCGTCGAAAAACGACGACGGTGGGTACTGCTTCCGCTGAAAAGCCTGGAGACGGTCCCGCCCGCCCAGACCGATGACGCAGAGTTGTGTTGCTCACTCGTTTTCATCGTGCGTCAACCTGTAGCACGTTCCTACCGTCCGGTAGGTCTGGCAGGGATGACCAAAGTCAGGTCTGGAGGTGATGCTTGCCGACGGATGGGCGTTTTAGCCCGCAGTTCGCGGGCAAAAGCGGTCAGCGTCGAAGTTCCCGACCCCGTAACGCCACGCATAAGGCCGGAAACGAATGCCGCGACGGCGGCAGAATTCCCTTACCTCGTCGGACAAACGATCCTGCATACCTGAAACCCGTGAGGCGTTGAGATCGAACAGGGTCGTGCTCGCGGTGACGGCGGGCAAGTCGCCCTCGACGAAGCTGAGCAACACCAGGCGCGCCCGGGAGGTCTGCGCCAGTCGCTGCTGCCACGCGGGCGCGAACACCAGCGCGGCTTCGCGGCCGAGTTCGAGGGTGCTGATGTCACCAGATGTGTGCTCGACCACCGGGTAGCCCTGTTGGCGCAAGTGTGCGGCCAGCTCCGGCAACAGGCGCTCGCGCACGAGCGCGACCTGCTCCGCGCGAGCAGGGGCGCTGATGTGGCGTATGACTTGCGCCGGCACGCCGCCGACGAGCGTGGCGGGCGGCACATTGATCGCCACAAACGAATTCACCATCACCGTGGCGCCCGCGCCGATGGTTACCCCGGGGAAGACGAAGGCTTGGTTACCGATGAAGACGTGGTCGCCAACGGTGATCGGGCCAAAGAGCGAGGGATAGCCGCGCAACACCGATTGCCAGTGACTGTGGGTAAACAGCATGGCGCGCGAGCCGATGCAGACTTCGTCGCCGAGAGTGACGGGATGGCAGGGGTTGAGGTAGGCCGCCTCACCGAAGAAGCAGGCGTGACCGGCGCGCAGATGGGCGCCGCTCTCGTCGCTGCCGCCGCCGCCGATCATGACGTCGTCTTTCGACCACAGCGCGTCGCCGATCTCGAGCGAGCGGCAGCGCACGCGCGTGCGCTTTCCGAAAGCGGCCAGGCGGCCCAGCTGCAAGCGCTCGCACTCGATGGTGGAGTCGGCACCGATAATGGAGGCGGCGCCGATGGCGATATTCCGGGCGATGATGATGGCGCCGGCTTCGAGGCGCACGCCCTCGCCGATCCGTGCACCGTGCTCGCGATAGAGTTGCAGCTTGCTGTCGCCCGCAAGGGCGCGAAAGGCGGCCGGGTCGCGGCGGAGCAGTTGGAAGAAGGCGGGATCGAGCGTGCCGTCGCCGGGTGCGCTGGCCACCGCCGCGGTCGAGGTCGCAGCCTCGACGTCGGCGCGGGTGATCTCGCCGCGGCTGCCGGTACCGCGAATCTGCTCGATGGCGATGCCCCGTTCGCGCGCCAAACGGCGCGCCGCCGGGCTCGCCGCCGGGCGGCCGGGCGCCGGGGTTAACACTGCTGCGGCGGGCGGTGCCGGCGGCACGGCCGGCTCCACCCCGGCCGCGGGGCCGCCCGCCGGTGTCAGCGCGCCCCAAGTCTCCGCTGCCGGCAGCGGCTCGTCGGCGCTGCCCACCAGGGCCAGGACCCCGAGCACGGCAACCCGCGTGCCGACCGGGGCGACGATCCGGCGCACCACTCCGGAAACCTCGGCTTCCACCTCGGCGTTGACCTTGTCGGTCTCGACCTCGAACAGCGGCTCGCCCGGCTTGACCTGGTCGCCCTCGCGCTTGTGCCACACGCGGATCACGCCGTGTGTCATGTTGGCTTCGAGTATGGGCATCACCACCGCTTGCATCGCTCTCACCATCACCCCCGGCACAGCTGGCGCGCCGTGTCGACGATGTCCGCCAGCTGCGGCAGATCGAGCTGCTCGAGCGGCGGACTGAACGGGATCGGCACGTCGGCGGCGGCGACGCGCCGGATCGGCCCGTCGAGATATTCGTAAGCCAGCTCGCTGACGCGCGCGGCGATCTCGGCGCCGACGCCGCCGCTGCGTGTGCCCTCTTCAATGCAAACCAGGCGGCCGGTCTTGCGTACCGACTCGATCACTGCGCCGGTGTCCATCGGCACCAAGGTGCGCAAGTCGATGACCTCGGCGTCGATGCCCTCGGCGGCCAACTGCTCCGCCGCCTGCAGGGCCACGCCGGCGTAATAAGAATAAGCCACCAGCGTGACGTCGCTTCCCGGGCGCCGCACCGCCGCGCGCCCGATCGGCACCAACACCTCGCCGTCCGGCACCATGCCGGTGGTGGCGTAAAGCAGCTTGTGCTCGACCACCAACACCGGGTTGTCGTCGAGAATAGCCGCGGCGAGCAAGCCCTTGGCATCAGCCGGGGTGGCGGGGGCGACCACTTTGATTCCGGGCACGTGCAGGAACCAGGCTTCGAGGCTCTGCGAGTGGGTGGCGCCGTAAGAGCGGCCGCCGCCTGCCGGGGTGCGCAACACCAGCGGCACCCGGGCTTGCGGCCCGTACATGTAGCGGAACTTGGCGGCGTGGTTGGCGAGCTGGTCCATGGTGAGGGTGAGGAAGTCCATGAACATGATCTCGACCACCGGGCGCATGCCGGTAACGGCGGCGCCGATGGCCGCGCCGGCGATGGTGGCCTCCGAGATCGGGGTGCAGCGGATGCGCTCGGCACCGAACTCGGCCAGCAGTCCGCGGGTGACGCCGAAGGCGCCGCCATACTCGCCGATGTCCTCGCCCAGCAGGAACACCAGCGGATCGCGTTGCAGAGCTTCGCGCAACGCTTCCTGCAACGCCTGCCAATAGGTCAGTTCGCGCATGACTCGCCCGGGGTGGCGAACACGCCTTCGGTGAGCGCCTCGGGCGCAGGGAAGGGGCTTTGGCGCGCGAACTCGACTGCGGCGTCGACGGCAGCCAGGGCTTCGCG
Protein-coding regions in this window:
- a CDS encoding acyltransferase family protein, with product MAHARNASGFDPVAARRWFGYVRAALWPYFRPQVIGAENIPRKGRGLIVGCHSGVVPYDAACTLVAIHEATGRFSHAIGDQMFGRIEFIREFLRSVGAAVGEPATVEALLRAGNLVLLFPGGARDMERSYLTDRYHVVPHRGFAPGRGGYIKLALRTRAPIVPLAVVGAEEAHVLLTNVAPLARALSWPFFPIVLFPLPLPAKIYIRFGAAIELPGTPADADDQDRVDELNVMVRRRVQQLIADTVRRRQGVIFSTYRDGGSPPSPAPRATGKRYRAPAD
- a CDS encoding E3 binding domain-containing protein, producing MQAVVMPILEANMTHGVIRVWHKREGDQVKPGEPLFEVETDKVNAEVEAEVSGVVRRIVAPVGTRVAVLGVLALVGSADEPLPAAETWGALTPAGGPAAGVEPAVPPAPPAAAVLTPAPGRPAASPAARRLARERGIAIEQIRGTGSRGEITRADVEAATSTAAVASAPGDGTLDPAFFQLLRRDPAAFRALAGDSKLQLYREHGARIGEGVRLEAGAIIIARNIAIGAASIIGADSTIECERLQLGRLAAFGKRTRVRCRSLEIGDALWSKDDVMIGGGGSDESGAHLRAGHACFFGEAAYLNPCHPVTLGDEVCIGSRAMLFTHSHWQSVLRGYPSLFGPITVGDHVFIGNQAFVFPGVTIGAGATVMVNSFVAINVPPATLVGGVPAQVIRHISAPARAEQVALVRERLLPELAAHLRQQGYPVVEHTSGDISTLELGREAALVFAPAWQQRLAQTSRARLVLLSFVEGDLPAVTASTTLFDLNASRVSGMQDRLSDEVREFCRRRGIRFRPYAWRYGVGNFDADRFCPRTAG
- a CDS encoding alpha-ketoacid dehydrogenase subunit beta codes for the protein MRELTYWQALQEALREALQRDPLVFLLGEDIGEYGGAFGVTRGLLAEFGAERIRCTPISEATIAGAAIGAAVTGMRPVVEIMFMDFLTLTMDQLANHAAKFRYMYGPQARVPLVLRTPAGGGRSYGATHSQSLEAWFLHVPGIKVVAPATPADAKGLLAAAILDDNPVLVVEHKLLYATTGMVPDGEVLVPIGRAAVRRPGSDVTLVAYSYYAGVALQAAEQLAAEGIDAEVIDLRTLVPMDTGAVIESVRKTGRLVCIEEGTRSGGVGAEIAARVSELAYEYLDGPIRRVAAADVPIPFSPPLEQLDLPQLADIVDTARQLCRG